Proteins from a genomic interval of Quercus lobata isolate SW786 chromosome 11, ValleyOak3.0 Primary Assembly, whole genome shotgun sequence:
- the LOC115966643 gene encoding uncharacterized protein LOC115966643 has protein sequence MEALRELGVKEAKVFRDSTLVTAQVQRLWKVKEEHLKPYQQYLEDLTKTFDKIEYTIIPRAQNQFADALATLASMVQIPKGVWTWPLEIEQSYGMVHKEKAEALVLIIEEDGV, from the coding sequence ATGGAAGCTCTCCGAGAATTAGGGGTGAAAGAGGCCAAGGTCTTTAGAGATTCGACTTTAGTAACAGCTCAAGTGCAAAGGTTGTGGAAAGTAAAAGAGGAGCACTTAAAACCTTATCAGCAGTATCTAGAGGATTTGACCAAAACTTTTGACAAGATTGAGTACACAATCATCCCTAGAGCTCAGAATCAGTTTGCAGATGCTTTGGCTACCTTAGCTTCCATGGTTCAAATACCCAAAGGAGTATGGACATGGCCCTTAGAAATTGAACAAAGTTATGGGATGGTACACAAAGAGAAGGCCGAAGCTCTAGTCTTGATTATAGAAGAAGATGGGGTTTAG